The following are from one region of the Arthrobacter sp. KBS0703 genome:
- a CDS encoding nucleobase:cation symporter-2 family protein, with translation MNTKKKVRPAAARPEDQKLPIGSTFAYGFQHVLTMYGGIIAPPLIIGAAAGMSSQDIGLLIAACLFVGGLATILQTVGIRFFGSQLPLVQGVSFAGVSTMVAIVHGGGGIQAVFGSVIAASLIGLLITPLFSKIIRFFPPVVTGTVITTIGLTLMPVAANWAMGGNSKAPNYGSVANIGLAAATMAIVLLLSKVGSAAISRLSILLAMVLGTLIAVIFGMADFSKVGQGEIVAFPTPFAFGAPTFEIAAIVSMLIVILVTLTETSADIIAVGEIVGTKVDSKRIGDGLRADMLSSAISPLFNSFTQSAFAQNVGLVAITGVKSRFVVSAGGLILVILGLLPVLGRVVAAVPTPVLGGAGVVLFGTVAASGIRTLAKVEYKNNMNLIIVAASIGFGMIPIAAPAFYDQFPSWFGTIFHSGISSAAVMAIALNLLFNHLKAGNSENQSVFVAGTGRVVREEDLKCLADGDRYEGGKLIDCDGKEVPVQSSTTTEH, from the coding sequence ATGAACACCAAGAAAAAAGTCCGCCCAGCGGCAGCCCGCCCCGAAGACCAGAAACTGCCCATCGGCAGCACCTTCGCCTACGGGTTCCAGCACGTCCTCACCATGTACGGGGGAATCATTGCCCCGCCGCTGATCATCGGTGCGGCTGCAGGGATGTCCTCGCAGGACATCGGCCTGCTGATTGCCGCCTGCCTGTTCGTTGGCGGCCTGGCCACAATTCTCCAGACCGTCGGCATCCGGTTCTTCGGGTCCCAGCTGCCCCTGGTCCAGGGCGTCTCCTTTGCGGGCGTGTCCACCATGGTGGCGATCGTCCACGGCGGCGGTGGCATCCAGGCGGTCTTTGGCTCGGTGATCGCAGCATCGCTGATCGGCCTGCTCATCACCCCGCTGTTTTCCAAGATCATCCGATTCTTCCCGCCGGTGGTCACGGGCACGGTGATCACCACGATCGGCCTGACGCTGATGCCGGTCGCGGCCAACTGGGCCATGGGCGGCAACAGCAAGGCACCGAACTACGGCAGTGTCGCCAACATCGGACTGGCCGCCGCCACCATGGCCATCGTCCTGCTGCTGAGCAAGGTGGGCAGCGCCGCGATCTCGCGGCTCTCCATCCTGCTGGCGATGGTGCTCGGCACCCTGATCGCCGTCATCTTCGGCATGGCCGATTTCTCCAAGGTGGGCCAGGGCGAAATCGTCGCGTTCCCCACGCCGTTCGCGTTCGGCGCCCCCACCTTTGAGATCGCCGCGATTGTCTCCATGCTGATCGTCATCCTGGTGACCCTCACGGAGACCTCAGCGGACATCATTGCTGTGGGCGAGATCGTGGGCACCAAGGTGGACTCCAAGCGGATCGGCGACGGCCTGCGGGCGGACATGCTCTCCAGCGCCATCTCACCGCTGTTCAACTCCTTCACCCAGAGTGCCTTCGCCCAGAACGTGGGCCTGGTTGCCATCACGGGCGTCAAGAGCCGGTTCGTGGTCAGCGCCGGCGGCCTCATCCTCGTCATCCTTGGCCTGCTGCCGGTGCTTGGCCGGGTGGTCGCAGCGGTGCCGACTCCCGTCCTGGGCGGCGCCGGCGTCGTACTCTTCGGAACGGTAGCCGCCAGCGGCATCCGGACACTTGCCAAAGTGGAGTACAAGAACAACATGAACCTGATCATCGTGGCTGCATCCATCGGGTTCGGCATGATTCCGATTGCCGCCCCGGCGTTCTACGACCAGTTCCCGTCCTGGTTCGGCACCATCTTCCACTCAGGCATCAGCTCGGCCGCGGTGATGGCCATCGCGCTGAACCTGCTCTTCAACCACCTCAAGGCCGGCAACTCGGAGAACCAGTCGGTGTTTGTGGCGGGAACCGGCCGCGTGGTCCGCGAGGAGGATTTGAAGTGCCTGGCCGACGGCGACCGCTACGAGGGCGGCAAGCTGATCGACTGCGACGGCAAGGAAGTCCCGGTCCAGTCCTCCACCACCACGGAGCACTGA
- a CDS encoding IclR family transcriptional regulator, with protein sequence MAEKAPGGVQSVERVFELLELITDAGGDVTLSELSSSTDLPLPTIHRLLRTLVTLGYIRQLPNRRYALGPRLIRLGEGANKQLGALARPQLKSLVDRLGETSNMAVLDSDMVIYVAQVPSLHSMRMFTEVGRRAHTHDTGVGKAILAQLDDEVVRGIVTRTGMPTPTPKSIGDFDSLIADLNRIRERGYSIDEEEQELGVRCFAMAVPNAPTPTAISVSGPVSRVDQSFADRAVPLLREAAQAISDELNQN encoded by the coding sequence ATGGCTGAAAAAGCCCCCGGAGGCGTGCAGTCCGTTGAGCGCGTCTTTGAACTTTTGGAACTGATTACCGACGCCGGCGGCGACGTCACGCTCAGTGAACTCTCCTCGTCCACGGATCTGCCCCTGCCCACGATCCACCGGCTCCTGCGCACCCTGGTCACGCTGGGCTACATCCGCCAGCTGCCTAACCGCCGCTATGCACTCGGACCGCGGCTGATCCGGCTCGGCGAAGGCGCCAACAAGCAGCTCGGCGCCCTGGCCCGGCCGCAGCTGAAGTCCCTCGTGGACAGGCTGGGCGAGACCTCCAACATGGCGGTGCTGGACTCGGACATGGTGATCTACGTGGCACAGGTGCCGTCGCTGCACTCCATGCGCATGTTCACCGAGGTGGGCCGCCGCGCGCACACGCATGACACCGGCGTGGGCAAGGCCATCCTGGCGCAGCTGGACGACGAAGTGGTCCGCGGGATTGTCACCCGGACCGGAATGCCCACGCCCACGCCCAAGAGCATCGGCGACTTCGATTCCCTCATTGCGGACCTGAACCGCATCCGCGAGCGCGGCTACTCCATTGACGAGGAGGAGCAGGAGCTCGGGGTCCGCTGCTTCGCCATGGCCGTGCCCAACGCTCCCACGCCCACGGCCATCTCGGTGTCCGGGCCGGTGTCCCGCGTGGACCAGTCGTTCGCCGACCGGGCCGTGCCGCTGCTCCGCGAAGCAGCCCAGGCGATCTCGGACGAGCTCAACCAAAACTGA
- a CDS encoding NAD-dependent malic enzyme has product MANPSPGNSITLRVEAPSSFSATSELAAAVGAAGAAITALDVTESHHETLVVDVTCNTTDDDHANRVKDALNALDGVTVRNVSDRTFLMHLGGKLEVVPKVALRNRDDLSRAYTPGVARVCLAIAEDPSAARNLTVKRNTIAVLTDGSAVLGLGNIGPAAALPVMEGKAALFKQFANVDAWPVCLDTQDTEEIIMIAKAMAPVYGGINLEDIAAPRCFEIENRLRDELDIPVFHDDQHGTAIVTLAALVNALRVVGKKLGEVRIVVSGVGAAGSAIIQLLKAQGARHIVAAGRSGAIHSGEQYNDEHRSWIAANTNEEGFNGTLHEALKGADVFIGVSAPHVIGEEQVASMAKDAIVFAMANPTPEIDPAIASKHAAVVATGRSDFPNQINNVLAFPGFFRGLLDAGASDITPEMLVAAAEAIANRVADDELNASYIIPSVFDPHVAADVAAAVAAAALAAAGTGIPAATAEDSTEAAASADPAFANA; this is encoded by the coding sequence ATGGCGAACCCGAGCCCCGGAAATTCGATCACCCTGCGTGTGGAAGCGCCGTCCAGCTTCTCCGCCACCAGCGAACTCGCCGCCGCCGTCGGCGCTGCCGGCGCTGCCATCACCGCCCTGGACGTCACCGAGTCGCACCACGAGACCCTGGTTGTCGATGTCACCTGCAACACCACCGACGACGACCACGCCAACCGCGTGAAGGACGCCCTCAACGCGCTCGACGGCGTCACGGTCCGGAACGTCTCGGACCGCACCTTCCTCATGCACCTGGGCGGCAAGCTCGAGGTCGTCCCGAAGGTTGCCCTCCGCAACCGCGACGACCTTTCCCGCGCCTACACCCCCGGCGTCGCCCGCGTCTGCCTGGCCATCGCAGAGGACCCGTCAGCGGCCCGCAACCTGACGGTCAAACGCAACACCATCGCCGTCCTTACCGACGGTTCAGCCGTGCTTGGCCTGGGCAACATTGGCCCGGCCGCGGCCCTGCCCGTCATGGAAGGCAAGGCGGCCCTGTTCAAGCAGTTCGCCAACGTTGACGCCTGGCCGGTCTGCCTGGACACCCAGGACACCGAGGAAATCATCATGATCGCCAAGGCCATGGCCCCCGTATACGGCGGCATCAATCTCGAGGACATCGCCGCCCCGCGCTGCTTCGAGATCGAGAACCGGCTCCGCGACGAACTCGACATCCCCGTGTTCCACGACGACCAGCACGGCACCGCCATCGTCACCCTGGCAGCCCTCGTCAACGCGCTCCGCGTGGTGGGCAAGAAGCTCGGCGAGGTCCGGATCGTGGTGTCCGGCGTGGGCGCGGCGGGTTCGGCCATCATCCAGCTGCTCAAGGCCCAGGGCGCGCGGCACATCGTGGCCGCCGGCCGCTCCGGCGCCATCCACTCCGGCGAGCAGTACAACGACGAACACCGCAGCTGGATCGCCGCGAACACCAACGAAGAGGGCTTCAACGGAACCCTGCACGAGGCGCTCAAGGGCGCGGACGTGTTCATCGGCGTCAGCGCCCCGCACGTGATCGGCGAGGAGCAGGTTGCCTCGATGGCCAAGGATGCGATCGTGTTCGCCATGGCAAACCCCACCCCGGAGATCGATCCCGCCATCGCGTCCAAGCACGCCGCCGTCGTGGCCACGGGCCGCAGCGACTTCCCGAACCAGATCAACAACGTGCTGGCGTTCCCCGGATTCTTCCGCGGGCTGCTGGACGCCGGGGCGTCGGACATCACGCCCGAAATGCTGGTGGCCGCTGCCGAGGCCATTGCCAATCGCGTTGCCGACGATGAGCTCAACGCCAGCTACATCATCCCCAGCGTCTTCGATCCCCACGTGGCCGCGGACGTCGCGGCAGCAGTCGCCGCAGCCGCCCTCGCCGCGGCGGGTACTGGCATCCCGGCGGCAACAGCGGAAGACTCAACAGAAGCAGCAGCATCCGCTGACCCGGCCTTCGCCAACGCCTGA
- the aceB gene encoding malate synthase A yields the protein MAITVTDPRPIERAEEILTPKALAFVEELHKRFAGTRSDLLKARAVKREHVARTGSLDFLPDTQDVRDGDWKVAPAPAALRDRRVEMTGPASPAKMAINALNSGAKVWLADLEDASTPTWANVIDAILNLRDAATGTLSYTSPEGKEYRLRTDAPLAVVVARPRGWHMEERHLLINGAPAVGALVDFGLHFFHIAKQLVLNGQGPYYYLPKMESHLEARLWNEVFVFAQDFLGIHQGTIRATVLIETIPAAFEMDEILYELRDHASGLNAGRWDYLFSIIKYFRDAGASFVLPDRATVAMTAPFMRAYTELLVKTCHHRGAFAMGGMAAVIPNRREPEVTAQAFEKVRADKTREANDGFDGSWVAHPDLVPVCQEVFDSVLGDRPNQLDKQRPEVSVTAGQLLDIASADGQVTEAGLRLNLYVAVAYTAVWISGNGAVAIHNLMEDAATAEISRSQVWQQIRNQVVLADTGNTVTRELVTTILAEETEKLRGEVGEEAFERYYRPASSLIGDICLSEDYTDFLTTPAYELVG from the coding sequence ATGGCTATCACAGTCACAGACCCCCGGCCGATCGAACGTGCTGAGGAGATCCTCACCCCCAAGGCGCTGGCCTTCGTGGAGGAACTCCACAAGCGCTTCGCCGGCACCCGCTCGGACCTCCTCAAGGCCCGGGCCGTCAAGCGCGAGCACGTGGCCAGGACCGGCAGCCTCGATTTCCTGCCGGACACCCAGGACGTGCGCGACGGCGACTGGAAGGTCGCGCCTGCGCCGGCGGCCCTGCGGGACCGCCGGGTTGAGATGACGGGCCCCGCCTCCCCCGCGAAAATGGCCATCAACGCGCTGAACTCCGGCGCCAAGGTGTGGCTCGCGGACCTCGAGGACGCGAGCACCCCCACCTGGGCCAACGTCATCGACGCCATCCTGAACCTCCGCGACGCCGCCACGGGAACCCTGAGCTACACCTCCCCCGAGGGCAAGGAGTATCGGCTCCGCACGGACGCCCCGCTCGCCGTCGTGGTGGCCCGGCCCCGTGGGTGGCACATGGAGGAACGGCACCTGCTGATCAACGGCGCACCCGCCGTGGGCGCCCTGGTGGACTTCGGCCTGCACTTCTTCCACATCGCCAAGCAGCTGGTCCTCAACGGCCAGGGCCCCTACTACTACCTGCCCAAGATGGAAAGCCACCTCGAGGCCCGCCTCTGGAACGAGGTGTTCGTGTTCGCGCAGGACTTCCTGGGCATCCACCAGGGCACCATCCGCGCCACCGTGCTGATCGAGACCATCCCGGCCGCGTTCGAGATGGACGAGATCCTCTACGAGCTCCGCGACCACGCCTCGGGGCTGAACGCCGGCCGCTGGGACTACCTGTTCAGCATCATCAAGTACTTCCGCGACGCCGGCGCCAGCTTCGTGCTGCCGGACCGTGCCACGGTGGCCATGACCGCGCCCTTCATGCGCGCCTACACGGAACTGCTGGTCAAGACCTGCCACCACCGCGGCGCCTTCGCGATGGGCGGCATGGCAGCCGTCATCCCGAACCGGCGCGAACCCGAAGTCACAGCCCAGGCCTTCGAGAAGGTCCGCGCGGACAAGACCCGCGAAGCGAACGACGGCTTCGACGGCTCCTGGGTGGCGCACCCGGACCTCGTCCCGGTCTGCCAGGAAGTGTTCGACTCGGTTCTCGGCGACCGCCCCAACCAGCTGGATAAGCAGCGCCCCGAGGTCAGCGTGACCGCGGGCCAGCTGCTGGACATCGCCTCGGCCGACGGCCAGGTCACGGAAGCGGGCCTGCGCCTGAACCTGTACGTCGCCGTCGCCTACACGGCCGTGTGGATCTCGGGCAACGGTGCGGTGGCCATCCACAACCTGATGGAGGACGCCGCCACGGCCGAGATCTCCCGCTCGCAGGTGTGGCAGCAGATCCGCAACCAGGTGGTCCTCGCCGACACCGGCAACACCGTGACGCGCGAACTGGTCACGACGATCCTGGCCGAGGAGACCGAGAAGCTGCGCGGCGAGGTGGGCGAGGAAGCCTTCGAACGCTACTACCGGCCGGCCAGCAGCCTGATCGGAGACATCTGCCTGTCCGAGGACTACACGGACTTCCTCACCACCCCGGCCTACGAACTGGTGGGCTGA
- a CDS encoding DUF6986 family protein, with amino-acid sequence MAVPEPSLSAADLARIDSQLAATDRLLERNYPGDDGTRQPVHTVYVPADRFTPSLAADWGAQALSTAAAHGGLARLGALLGQDGDLAASVASRVEAKLSSEPIEDLRLDFEDGFGDRGDDAEDAAAVSAASAVAAAVAAGSAPPFIGIRFKCFEAPTRARGLRTLDLFVSGLAAAGELPDGLVLTLPKVTTVAQVEAMDFAVSRLEEIHSLPAGRLRFEVQVETPQLILGPDGSSPVAQLPHAVPGRISGLHYGTYDYSASLQISAEYQSMEHPVADFAKEVMQLAAAGTGIRLSDGSTNIIPVGDNVENAWRLHGRLVRRSLERGYYQGWDLHPAQLPSRFAATYAFYRQGLPAAAARLRNYIEHTEGGVMDEPATARALAAFVLRGVQCGAVGAEDVQALAGVGIPQLTGLAHPRLAHTTSK; translated from the coding sequence ATGGCAGTACCCGAACCCTCGCTTAGTGCCGCTGACCTCGCCCGGATCGACTCCCAGCTGGCGGCCACCGACCGCCTGCTGGAGCGGAACTACCCCGGCGACGACGGCACCCGCCAGCCAGTTCACACCGTCTACGTCCCCGCGGACCGGTTCACGCCGTCGCTCGCCGCCGACTGGGGCGCCCAGGCGCTGTCGACGGCGGCCGCCCACGGCGGGCTGGCCCGGCTCGGCGCGCTGCTGGGCCAGGACGGCGACCTGGCCGCCTCCGTCGCCTCACGGGTGGAGGCGAAGCTGAGCAGCGAACCGATCGAGGACCTCCGGCTCGACTTCGAGGACGGCTTCGGGGACCGGGGCGACGACGCCGAGGACGCCGCCGCCGTCTCGGCGGCTTCCGCCGTGGCCGCCGCTGTTGCGGCCGGCTCCGCGCCGCCGTTCATCGGGATCCGGTTCAAGTGCTTCGAAGCCCCCACCCGGGCCCGCGGGCTGCGCACCCTGGACCTGTTTGTTTCGGGCCTGGCCGCGGCCGGCGAGCTCCCCGATGGCCTGGTCCTCACGCTGCCCAAGGTCACCACGGTGGCCCAGGTGGAGGCGATGGACTTCGCCGTTTCCCGGCTCGAGGAAATCCACTCGCTGCCGGCGGGCCGGCTGCGGTTTGAGGTGCAGGTGGAGACGCCGCAGCTCATCCTCGGCCCGGACGGCAGCTCACCTGTGGCGCAGCTTCCGCACGCGGTCCCGGGCAGGATCAGCGGCCTGCACTACGGCACGTACGACTATTCCGCTTCCCTGCAGATCTCCGCCGAATACCAGTCCATGGAACACCCGGTGGCGGACTTCGCCAAGGAAGTCATGCAGCTGGCCGCCGCCGGCACGGGCATCCGGCTGTCGGACGGCTCCACCAACATCATTCCCGTGGGCGACAACGTGGAGAACGCGTGGCGCCTGCACGGGCGGCTGGTGCGGCGTTCCCTGGAACGCGGCTACTACCAGGGCTGGGACCTGCACCCGGCCCAGCTGCCCAGTCGGTTCGCGGCGACCTACGCGTTCTACCGCCAGGGGCTGCCCGCCGCGGCGGCACGGCTGCGTAACTACATTGAACACACCGAGGGCGGGGTCATGGACGAACCGGCCACCGCCCGGGCGCTGGCCGCCTTCGTGCTGCGCGGCGTCCAGTGCGGCGCCGTAGGTGCCGAAGACGTCCAGGCGCTTGCCGGCGTCGGAATCCCCCAACTCACCGGCCTGGCCCACCCGAGGCTGGCCCACACCACTTCGAAGTAA
- a CDS encoding bifunctional allantoicase/(S)-ureidoglycine aminohydrolase: MGKYYYPQGGLPPQTHLTTERAIVTEAYTVIPKGVMTDIVTSTLPGFSNTRSWILARPISGFATTFSQLIVEIGPGGGAPKAEFEPGVEGVVFVTTGKVNLTLDGELHQLEEGGYAYLAAGATWGLENVSDDIVSFQWIRKAYERLEGYEAKSFVTSDAEVEPTAMPDTDGAWKTTRFTDSSDLAHDMQVNIVTFQPGGVIPFPETHVMEHGLYVLEGKAMYLLNNDWVEVEAGDFMWLRAFCPQACYAGGPGQFRYLLYKDMNRQIRLT; this comes from the coding sequence ATGGGCAAGTACTACTACCCCCAGGGCGGCCTGCCGCCGCAGACCCACCTCACCACGGAACGGGCCATCGTCACGGAAGCCTACACGGTCATCCCCAAGGGCGTCATGACCGATATCGTGACCAGCACCCTGCCGGGATTCTCCAACACCCGCTCCTGGATCCTGGCCCGCCCGATCTCCGGGTTTGCCACCACGTTTTCGCAGCTGATCGTGGAGATCGGCCCGGGCGGCGGTGCTCCCAAGGCCGAGTTTGAGCCCGGCGTCGAAGGCGTCGTCTTCGTCACCACGGGCAAGGTCAACCTGACCCTCGACGGTGAACTGCACCAGCTTGAGGAGGGCGGCTACGCCTACCTGGCCGCCGGTGCCACCTGGGGACTGGAGAACGTCTCGGATGACATTGTCTCCTTCCAATGGATCCGCAAGGCCTACGAGCGGCTCGAGGGCTACGAGGCCAAGTCCTTCGTCACCAGTGATGCCGAGGTGGAACCCACCGCGATGCCGGATACCGACGGCGCCTGGAAGACCACCCGCTTCACGGATTCCAGCGACCTGGCCCACGACATGCAGGTGAACATTGTGACGTTCCAGCCGGGCGGCGTCATCCCGTTCCCGGAGACCCACGTCATGGAGCACGGCCTGTACGTCCTCGAGGGCAAGGCCATGTACCTGCTCAACAACGACTGGGTTGAGGTGGAGGCCGGCGACTTCATGTGGCTGCGCGCCTTCTGCCCGCAGGCCTGCTACGCCGGTGGCCCCGGCCAGTTCCGTTACCTGCTGTACAAGGACATGAACCGCCAAATCCGGCTGACCTAG
- a CDS encoding serine hydrolase, with translation MPGLRFPGSIQRCVAAVAAGMLAVALGGCTPVPKPPDRQTPPSWIFADLLDFSQTMREEGAPAVLVQARNNGVEWNHAEGVRTLDGRQPVQLTDPVQMGGLTTSMIAVSVLRLAEEGRITLDGTVDQYLPEFSRILKEPEPITVRRLLNQESGIPDYGDELWTSGPLRQVFNTPLSLRDRLRLAAHLPWAYKLAQPFEPSGSNFVALALLIEQLRGHPFAEVLRSEIIEPLGLTDTFMTAGGPPKAELLHGYITVEDRQFDVAYPRVYIDAPGGMVSTVRDANTYYAALLQGKLLKPSTLAQMKEAVYSDFKLGMTRWNDTCTNDFYYGNIGDVQGYGMVAMTSADGTRQIFMAMTYPPSPFVAFLHPLVPEMADLAQQTLNDWC, from the coding sequence ATGCCAGGGCTCCGGTTTCCGGGCTCCATCCAGCGATGCGTTGCAGCCGTGGCTGCAGGCATGCTGGCCGTCGCCCTCGGCGGTTGCACACCGGTGCCCAAGCCGCCCGACCGGCAGACGCCGCCCAGCTGGATATTCGCGGACCTGCTTGATTTCAGCCAGACGATGCGCGAGGAGGGCGCTCCGGCCGTCCTCGTCCAGGCAAGGAACAACGGTGTGGAGTGGAATCACGCCGAGGGGGTCCGGACCCTCGACGGGCGGCAGCCGGTGCAGCTGACCGATCCGGTCCAGATGGGCGGGCTCACGACGTCCATGATCGCCGTCTCCGTGCTGAGGCTCGCGGAGGAAGGGCGCATCACGCTCGACGGCACGGTGGACCAATACCTTCCGGAATTCAGCCGCATCCTGAAGGAGCCTGAGCCGATTACCGTGCGCAGGCTGCTGAACCAGGAGTCGGGCATCCCGGACTACGGCGACGAACTGTGGACGTCCGGGCCGCTCCGGCAGGTCTTCAACACGCCCCTGTCCCTGCGTGACCGGCTCAGGCTCGCCGCGCACCTGCCCTGGGCGTACAAACTCGCCCAGCCCTTCGAGCCTTCCGGATCGAACTTCGTCGCCCTCGCCCTGCTCATAGAACAGCTCAGGGGACATCCCTTCGCCGAGGTTCTGCGGTCGGAGATCATCGAGCCGCTGGGACTCACGGACACCTTCATGACCGCCGGAGGGCCTCCGAAAGCGGAGCTCCTGCACGGGTACATCACCGTTGAGGACAGGCAGTTCGATGTCGCCTATCCCCGGGTGTACATCGACGCCCCTGGCGGCATGGTTTCCACGGTCCGGGATGCCAACACCTACTATGCGGCGCTGCTGCAGGGAAAGCTCCTGAAGCCCTCCACCCTGGCCCAGATGAAGGAAGCGGTGTACTCCGATTTCAAACTCGGGATGACCCGGTGGAACGACACCTGCACCAACGACTTCTACTACGGCAACATCGGGGACGTGCAGGGCTACGGGATGGTGGCGATGACCAGCGCCGACGGTACGCGGCAGATCTTCATGGCCATGACCTATCCGCCGTCGCCGTTCGTGGCCTTCCTCCACCCGCTCGTCCCGGAGATGGCCGATCTGGCCCAGCAAACACTGAACGACTGGTGCTAG
- a CDS encoding VOC family protein, giving the protein MLTIGTTVLGVNDVARATAFWCDALGYVPREEGDETWVVLVPQRGEGARLALMLSESPVQAHPRIHLDLYADDQAGEVERLVELGASRVDWDLYPDDPDFVVLEDPDGNRFCVVDAGA; this is encoded by the coding sequence ATGCTGACCATCGGAACAACTGTCCTCGGAGTCAACGACGTCGCCCGCGCCACCGCGTTCTGGTGTGATGCCTTGGGTTACGTCCCCCGGGAGGAGGGCGACGAAACGTGGGTGGTGCTGGTCCCGCAACGGGGCGAGGGCGCCCGGCTGGCCCTCATGCTCAGCGAGTCGCCCGTGCAGGCACACCCGCGCATCCACCTGGACCTTTACGCCGATGACCAGGCCGGCGAAGTGGAACGGCTCGTGGAGCTCGGAGCTTCCCGCGTGGACTGGGACCTGTACCCGGACGACCCCGACTTCGTGGTCCTGGAGGACCCGGACGGAAACCGCTTCTGCGTTGTGGACGCAGGGGCCTAG
- a CDS encoding HAD family hydrolase produces MPNRQLKGRYTKGVLFDVDGTLVDSSYIHTIAWWQAFRQAGFDVHMARIHRCVGMGGPRLVDGLLPEERDKSLDDTVLSAHSGIFGTYWPSLRAFSGARNLLAQCYESGLAVALASSAKGGDLKALRSTLAADSFIHAATSADDAEESKPEPDILVAALDALGLAATDVVYVGDAVWDVLAANKLGIPTIGVTCGGTSEAELRAAGAVEVYEGPGELLDGLRDSAIGRLLEG; encoded by the coding sequence ATGCCGAACCGCCAGTTGAAAGGCCGATACACCAAGGGAGTCCTGTTCGATGTGGACGGGACTCTCGTCGATTCGTCCTACATCCACACGATTGCCTGGTGGCAGGCGTTCCGCCAGGCCGGCTTTGACGTGCACATGGCACGGATCCACCGCTGCGTGGGAATGGGCGGCCCGCGGCTGGTGGACGGCCTGCTGCCGGAGGAACGCGACAAATCCCTCGACGACACTGTCCTGTCGGCGCACTCGGGAATATTCGGCACGTACTGGCCGTCCCTCCGCGCGTTCAGCGGAGCCCGGAACTTGCTGGCCCAGTGCTACGAGAGCGGGCTGGCCGTGGCGCTGGCCTCCTCCGCGAAGGGCGGGGACCTTAAGGCCCTCCGCTCCACCCTCGCCGCCGATTCCTTCATCCATGCGGCCACGAGCGCCGACGATGCCGAGGAAAGCAAGCCCGAGCCGGACATCTTGGTGGCGGCGCTCGACGCGCTGGGGCTTGCGGCCACCGATGTTGTCTACGTGGGGGATGCCGTCTGGGATGTGCTGGCCGCCAATAAGCTCGGGATCCCCACGATCGGGGTCACCTGCGGCGGCACGAGCGAGGCGGAACTCCGGGCGGCCGGCGCGGTCGAAGTCTACGAAGGACCCGGCGAGCTCCTGGACGGACTCAGGGACAGCGCCATCGGCAGGCTGCTGGAGGGCTAG